From Herbaspirillum sp. WKF16:
GCAAGCTGGCACGGATCAAGCGCCATTTCGACAATGTGATCGACGTCAGCGTCATCCTGAGCGTAGACAAACTGACAGAGAAGGAAAAGCGCCAAAAGGCGGAAATCAACGTCCACATCAAGGGGAAGGATCTGCACGCGGAGAGCATCGCCCACGACCTGTACGCGGCGATCGACGCGCTGATCGACAAGCTCGACCGCCAGGTCATCAAGCACAAGGACCGGCTGCAGGAGCACCATTCCATGGCCAAGCGCCTGCCGGAAGACACGGCTGAGGCGGCTGGCGCGGCCGGCGCATAAGGCGCGGCAAACGCGGACCTGGATCCGCCATCACGAGGAAAGGGCGCGCAAGCGCCCTTTTTCATTTCCGCCACGCAATTTCTCGTGCGATCGCCGCCAGGA
This genomic window contains:
- the hpf gene encoding ribosome hibernation-promoting factor, HPF/YfiA family, with the protein product MNLTISGHHLELTPAIREYVQSKLARIKRHFDNVIDVSVILSVDKLTEKEKRQKAEINVHIKGKDLHAESIAHDLYAAIDALIDKLDRQVIKHKDRLQEHHSMAKRLPEDTAEAAGAAGA